One window from the genome of Candidatus Chlorohelix allophototropha encodes:
- a CDS encoding TMEM165/GDT1 family protein, whose product MSAILASFFFIFAAEMGDKTQLVALAFATRYRPKLVLIGITIATLLVHLFSVTIGEVLGASLPSFWISIAAGLAFIGFGIWTLRGDELDDEGEVKEHALGPLFTVGITFFLAELGDKTMLATVTLSSEYRDFVPVWIGSTLGMVLADGLAVIVGIVAGKRLPEKTIQIVAALIFIGTGIFTLVETIFL is encoded by the coding sequence GTGTCTGCTATTCTGGCAAGTTTTTTCTTTATCTTCGCAGCAGAGATGGGTGACAAGACACAACTGGTGGCGTTGGCGTTTGCCACTCGTTACCGCCCAAAGCTGGTACTGATTGGCATAACGATAGCAACCTTGTTGGTGCATTTGTTTTCGGTGACTATCGGCGAAGTGTTAGGGGCAAGCCTGCCCTCTTTCTGGATAAGCATCGCGGCAGGGTTGGCGTTTATCGGTTTTGGTATCTGGACTCTGCGCGGTGATGAACTGGATGATGAAGGCGAAGTTAAGGAACATGCGCTTGGACCGCTTTTCACAGTAGGTATTACCTTTTTTCTGGCAGAACTGGGCGACAAAACTATGCTCGCCACTGTTACCCTGAGCAGCGAATATCGCGACTTTGTGCCAGTCTGGATAGGTTCAACTTTAGGAATGGTGCTGGCAGACGGGCTAGCAGTAATTGTGGGGATTGTAGCGGGCAAACGCTTGCCGGAAAAAACTATACAAATCGTGGCGGCTCTAATATTTATCGGTACGGGGATTTTTACGCTGGTAGAGACGATTTTCTTATAA
- a CDS encoding alpha/beta fold hydrolase — MKRILGIRLVVLGLFFSMLLAACGDPSPSATSSATTTNSPTTVAATTVPVTTAPVITPSPTAPVSTTAATTATPTAQDIAGLVDVGGFKLFISCTGVGSPTVILDTGAADDSSVWSAVQSQVAQFTRVCRYDRGNLGKSEQATTPRTSQQMVKELKTLLTNSQVKGPYLIVGHSLGGLNMQLYASQYPNEIAGVVLVESMHVDQFARFDKALTKEQAAIINDFTGNPEKMTYENFKESVEQARTAAKFPPVPLIVLTRGWVGMVKPPESYWPTSLGDPFPELENIWRELQADLVKLSPKGKQVIAEKSDHSIPLRQPELITQSIQELIKQG; from the coding sequence ATGAAACGTATTTTAGGTATCCGTCTGGTCGTATTAGGATTGTTTTTTAGTATGCTCCTTGCAGCTTGTGGTGACCCATCACCAAGCGCTACAAGTAGTGCAACTACCACCAATTCGCCTACTACAGTGGCTGCGACAACTGTGCCTGTTACAACCGCGCCTGTTATAACACCATCTCCCACCGCACCCGTTTCAACCACTGCGGCTACAACAGCCACTCCAACTGCTCAGGATATAGCGGGCTTGGTAGATGTAGGAGGTTTCAAACTGTTTATTTCCTGTACCGGCGTAGGTAGTCCAACGGTGATTCTAGATACAGGTGCGGCAGACGATTCATCGGTTTGGTCGGCAGTTCAGTCGCAAGTTGCCCAATTTACCCGTGTATGTCGCTATGACCGAGGCAATTTGGGTAAGAGCGAACAAGCAACTACCCCGCGTACCTCTCAACAAATGGTCAAAGAGTTAAAAACTCTACTCACAAACAGTCAAGTCAAAGGTCCTTACCTGATAGTAGGGCATTCTCTTGGTGGGCTAAATATGCAACTTTACGCCAGCCAGTATCCAAATGAGATAGCGGGTGTGGTGCTGGTAGAATCCATGCATGTTGACCAATTTGCCCGTTTTGACAAAGCGCTGACTAAAGAACAAGCGGCGATAATTAATGATTTTACCGGTAACCCTGAAAAAATGACTTATGAGAATTTCAAGGAGAGCGTTGAACAGGCGCGAACGGCAGCAAAGTTTCCGCCTGTGCCCTTGATCGTTTTGACCAGAGGGTGGGTAGGTATGGTCAAACCACCAGAATCATATTGGCCGACCTCACTAGGAGACCCTTTTCCAGAACTCGAGAATATCTGGAGGGAATTGCAAGCTGATCTAGTGAAATTATCGCCCAAAGGAAAGCAGGTTATTGCCGAAAAAAGCGATCATTCAATACCTTTAAGACAACCTGAACTGATAACCCAATCTATTCAAGAACTCATCAAGCAGGGGTGA
- the rlmN gene encoding 23S rRNA (adenine(2503)-C(2))-methyltransferase RlmN: MLPQDFQADLAEIENINIATASIPLTQTSKPLPDLLALERDELKNVVLSFGQPAFRANQIWDWLYRKFAAEYSELGNLPRPLLEKLQGNYRLAPLEVIAEKVAHDGQTRKALFRLWDGAEIETVLMLYSDRATVCVSTQAGCAMACSFCATGLMGLNRNLTAGEILQQILHYERFLINTEDQKLTLGHKRVSNLVFMGMGEPLANYLNLWKAIRRLHDPDGINLSARKMTVSTVGLPQMIKRFGQEELPVNLALSLHAPNDTLRSQMMPISRRYPIAELIEACRDYIANTNRRLSFEYTLVEEVNDTVACARELGKLIKGMLCHVNLIPMNPVPGSSQRGSDINRVKVFQAELTRYGIPNSVRVEMGRDIQAACGQLKVAQDGKHSRLSQ; the protein is encoded by the coding sequence ATGCTACCGCAGGATTTTCAGGCAGATCTAGCCGAAATAGAAAATATAAATATTGCCACCGCTTCTATACCGCTTACCCAGACAAGCAAACCGCTGCCTGATTTGCTTGCGCTTGAGCGGGATGAATTGAAAAATGTTGTTTTGAGCTTCGGGCAACCTGCCTTTCGCGCTAACCAGATTTGGGACTGGCTATATCGGAAATTCGCCGCAGAGTACAGCGAGTTGGGCAACTTGCCTCGCCCTTTGTTGGAAAAATTGCAGGGAAATTATCGCCTTGCCCCGCTGGAAGTGATAGCTGAAAAAGTTGCGCATGACGGACAAACCCGTAAAGCTCTTTTCCGGCTATGGGACGGCGCGGAAATCGAAACGGTATTAATGCTTTACTCCGATCGCGCTACTGTATGCGTTTCAACGCAGGCTGGCTGCGCGATGGCTTGCTCTTTTTGTGCTACCGGCTTGATGGGTTTGAATCGTAACCTGACGGCGGGGGAAATCTTGCAACAGATCTTGCACTACGAGCGTTTCCTGATAAACACCGAAGATCAAAAATTGACTTTGGGGCATAAGCGGGTTTCCAACCTTGTGTTTATGGGAATGGGCGAACCGTTGGCAAATTACCTGAACCTCTGGAAAGCGATTCGACGCTTGCATGACCCGGATGGTATCAACCTGAGCGCCCGTAAAATGACCGTTTCCACGGTGGGTTTACCCCAAATGATAAAACGCTTCGGGCAAGAAGAACTGCCGGTGAATCTAGCTCTTTCGCTGCACGCCCCAAATGATACGCTACGCAGCCAGATGATGCCTATCAGTCGCCGTTATCCCATCGCCGAGCTAATCGAGGCTTGCCGGGATTATATCGCCAATACCAATCGCCGCCTCAGTTTTGAATATACACTGGTAGAAGAGGTTAATGATACGGTGGCTTGTGCGCGAGAACTGGGCAAACTCATCAAAGGAATGTTATGCCACGTAAACCTGATTCCGATGAATCCCGTTCCCGGTAGTAGCCAGCGCGGTTCTGATATAAATCGAGTTAAGGTTTTCCAAGCAGAATTGACTCGTTATGGTATTCCTAACTCGGTGCGGGTGGAGATGGGACGCGATATTCAGGCGGCTTGCGGACAGCTAAAGGTAGCGCAAGACGGTAAACACAGCCGTTTGAGTCAATAA
- a CDS encoding O-antigen ligase family protein, whose translation MNYQKATSKSLILTPETRKLIMLVGSALLLGVAGGFMAVALPNPLFGFGAVAGLVVAYFMLGRPIFTLMVGISIALLLPFAVIPVKLGITLTLLEAAQLALFTVWLFRLALRSDDEDQKLVSSPFDWAVLLFLGVCLFAFILGFGYVNSTDVMHNFFKLMLSIVSFFAIINIVRTQTVLDKVVKLLALAGSGAGYIGLGLYVLPQTLQERLLLALQTIGYPTNRVLRYVEDDPAKGQRATGTSVDPNSYGGLLVLVIALLFVQLVSPKPIFKRWVLALLMLGPAAALVLTYGRGAQLGTLVVVAFVATVKYRKIWLYAIPAAIAGWLVLPGNIKTRFAEGFALQDPATLMRLAEYQNALEIIQRYPWFGVGFGNAPSVDLTTGVSMIYLTIAQRMGLFGLVSFLLVIVLFFAFCLKGMGRLPDPRQQAYLLGFAGGIVGALAVGVLDHYFFNIEFSHMAALFWLFMALAVAQVKIQETKADKK comes from the coding sequence TTGAACTATCAAAAAGCTACTTCCAAATCCCTGATACTAACTCCCGAAACCCGCAAACTGATAATGCTGGTAGGAAGCGCGTTGTTGTTGGGCGTGGCGGGCGGCTTTATGGCGGTGGCGCTACCCAACCCTCTTTTCGGCTTTGGCGCGGTAGCAGGGCTGGTAGTAGCTTATTTCATGCTTGGTCGCCCCATCTTTACCCTGATGGTAGGAATAAGCATAGCGTTGCTATTACCTTTTGCCGTTATCCCGGTAAAGCTTGGCATTACACTCACTCTATTAGAAGCAGCTCAACTGGCGCTATTCACGGTCTGGTTATTCCGCTTGGCGCTCCGCAGTGACGACGAGGATCAAAAGCTGGTTTCTTCACCCTTCGATTGGGCAGTATTACTGTTCTTGGGCGTATGCCTATTCGCTTTTATTCTCGGCTTTGGCTACGTGAACAGCACCGATGTGATGCACAATTTCTTCAAGTTGATGCTTTCCATCGTGAGTTTTTTCGCCATAATAAATATTGTGCGTACCCAAACGGTGCTGGATAAAGTGGTGAAATTGCTGGCATTGGCAGGTTCTGGGGCAGGTTATATCGGACTAGGGCTATATGTATTGCCGCAAACATTGCAAGAGCGGCTTTTACTGGCGTTGCAGACCATCGGCTACCCCACCAATCGGGTGTTGCGCTATGTGGAGGACGACCCCGCCAAAGGACAACGCGCCACCGGAACCAGCGTTGACCCGAATAGCTACGGCGGTTTGCTGGTACTGGTAATTGCACTACTTTTTGTACAACTGGTTTCGCCCAAACCCATTTTCAAACGTTGGGTGCTGGCATTGTTAATGCTTGGTCCTGCTGCTGCGCTGGTGCTGACCTATGGGCGTGGGGCGCAATTGGGTACGCTGGTAGTAGTCGCTTTCGTGGCAACGGTGAAGTACCGCAAAATCTGGTTATACGCTATCCCGGCAGCTATCGCTGGCTGGCTGGTGTTGCCGGGTAATATCAAAACGCGCTTCGCCGAGGGCTTTGCCCTGCAAGACCCTGCCACCTTGATGCGCCTTGCCGAATACCAAAACGCCCTTGAAATTATCCAACGTTACCCATGGTTTGGGGTAGGTTTTGGCAACGCCCCTTCGGTTGACCTCACGACAGGCGTTTCCATGATTTACCTGACCATCGCCCAACGCATGGGCTTGTTTGGTTTGGTTTCCTTCCTACTGGTAATAGTTTTATTTTTCGCTTTCTGCCTTAAAGGAATGGGGCGCTTACCTGACCCACGCCAGCAGGCATATTTGTTGGGCTTTGCGGGCGGCATTGTGGGAGCGTTGGCGGTTGGAGTGCTAGATCACTACTTTTTCAATATTGAATTCTCGCATATGGCGGCGCTCTTCTGGTTATTTATGGCGCTGGCAGTGGCACAGGTGAAGATTCAGGAAACTAAAGCTGACAAAAAATGA
- the ilvA gene encoding threonine ammonia-lyase — translation MTASTEIPVKLETILEAAGRISGVVRRTDLMESQAFSKECGATVFLKFENMQRTGSFKIRGAYNKISRLAEMRGDERPLGIICVSAGNHAQGVASAALFSGFAATVVMPLGASLTKVMACRDLKAEVIQHGNTLEEAFTFANELAKARELMMVHPYDDWDVIAGQGTIGLEVLQDLHDVNTVVAPLGGGGLLSGIALAIKLQKPEVRVIGVQTEAVSPYYGFIQSGKYSAINPDATTIADGIRVKLPGERPSLVLRRYVDDVVTVDDGKISEAIVSVLERTRTLVEGAGAIGLAALMAGKIPLKQDERVAVILSGGNIDTPLVGNIIDYGLSSSGRLFAVSILLTDKPGQLHNLLRLVAEMGMNLRQVQHRRGELNVPVGRTEVVLQIECRAREQHSQLVEHLRNNGLEARIIN, via the coding sequence ATGACAGCCTCAACTGAGATACCCGTAAAATTGGAAACTATTCTGGAAGCAGCCGGGCGCATCTCCGGTGTGGTACGCCGCACCGATTTGATGGAATCTCAGGCTTTTAGCAAGGAGTGCGGTGCGACAGTATTTCTAAAATTTGAAAATATGCAACGCACCGGTTCTTTTAAAATCCGGGGCGCTTATAATAAAATCTCTCGCTTAGCAGAAATGCGCGGTGACGAGCGCCCTTTAGGGATTATCTGTGTCAGCGCGGGAAACCATGCTCAGGGCGTTGCCAGCGCCGCCCTATTTAGCGGGTTTGCGGCTACAGTAGTAATGCCGTTAGGGGCATCCTTGACTAAAGTAATGGCGTGTCGCGACTTGAAAGCAGAAGTCATCCAGCATGGAAATACATTGGAAGAAGCCTTCACCTTTGCCAATGAGTTGGCAAAAGCGCGTGAATTAATGATGGTGCATCCCTATGATGATTGGGATGTGATTGCCGGGCAGGGTACAATCGGTCTGGAAGTGCTTCAGGATTTACACGATGTCAATACTGTAGTAGCGCCTTTGGGTGGTGGCGGGTTGCTTTCTGGAATTGCGCTGGCGATTAAATTACAAAAACCCGAAGTCCGGGTTATCGGGGTACAAACCGAGGCGGTTTCGCCCTACTACGGCTTTATCCAGAGTGGGAAGTATAGCGCAATTAACCCGGATGCCACTACTATAGCCGATGGTATCCGGGTGAAGTTGCCGGGAGAGCGTCCTTCGTTGGTGTTGCGCCGCTATGTGGACGATGTGGTGACGGTGGATGACGGTAAAATTTCGGAAGCGATTGTTTCAGTTTTAGAACGTACTCGAACGTTGGTAGAAGGGGCGGGGGCAATTGGGCTTGCTGCACTAATGGCTGGTAAAATCCCGCTTAAACAGGACGAACGGGTGGCAGTAATTCTCAGCGGGGGCAATATTGATACGCCATTGGTCGGAAACATCATTGATTATGGTTTGTCCAGCAGTGGCAGGCTATTTGCGGTTTCTATACTCTTAACCGATAAGCCCGGACAACTCCATAACTTGCTTAGATTGGTAGCCGAAATGGGTATGAATTTGCGACAGGTGCAGCATCGGCGTGGCGAACTTAACGTTCCGGTGGGGCGCACCGAAGTAGTATTGCAAATCGAGTGTCGCGCGCGTGAGCAGCATAGCCAACTGGTGGAGCATCTCAGGAATAATGGGCTTGAGGCAAGAATCATTAACTGA
- a CDS encoding IS4 family transposase: MSDNLRRHRAIKQQLLQLHPQAQGRELQYLTILAMVISGIVGSRHSALPNIAAKVPDKTKRESRIIRMRRLLKNDNFNQKVVYAPFAKQLLSSLCHCPLVLVIDGSQVGAGGMGLVISVVYQGRALPLGWLVVKAKKGHLAQALHIRLLKQVHSLVPSGSQVVFLGDGEFDGCRLLRRLDYYGWQYVCRTAKNSQVWLDEQAHYAISKLGVQPGQVVSQSGVAFSKHEYGPVLVIAVWQKPYREPLYLVSNLALAQEAIRYYKKRFRIETFFSDSKSRGFRLDKSHLDDPKRLERLLLAACLAYLWIVHLGTIALAEGWNRVIHRTERLDLSLFNLGLNLLEHFLNEHLPLPVAFIPFLLEDF; the protein is encoded by the coding sequence ATGAGTGACAACCTTCGCCGACATCGTGCCATAAAACAGCAATTGTTGCAACTCCACCCACAAGCGCAGGGGCGCGAATTACAATATTTAACAATTCTAGCGATGGTGATCAGTGGGATTGTAGGTAGTCGGCATAGTGCGTTGCCTAATATCGCCGCCAAAGTGCCAGATAAAACTAAACGGGAAAGCCGCATCATCCGAATGCGCCGATTGCTCAAAAATGATAACTTTAACCAAAAAGTGGTGTATGCTCCTTTCGCCAAACAATTGCTGAGTAGCCTGTGTCATTGTCCACTGGTACTGGTGATAGATGGCAGTCAGGTTGGTGCTGGTGGAATGGGCTTAGTAATCAGTGTAGTATATCAGGGGCGGGCTTTACCTTTGGGTTGGTTGGTGGTTAAGGCTAAAAAGGGACATTTAGCTCAAGCTTTGCACATCAGATTGTTAAAGCAAGTTCACTCGTTGGTTCCGTCTGGTAGCCAAGTAGTCTTTTTGGGTGATGGTGAATTCGATGGCTGTCGTTTGTTAAGACGGTTAGATTATTACGGTTGGCAGTATGTCTGTCGTACTGCTAAAAATAGCCAGGTCTGGTTGGATGAACAAGCTCATTATGCCATCAGTAAGTTAGGGGTTCAGCCTGGTCAGGTAGTGAGTCAGAGCGGCGTAGCATTCAGCAAACACGAGTACGGACCAGTACTGGTCATAGCGGTCTGGCAAAAGCCTTACCGTGAGCCACTTTATCTGGTGAGTAATTTGGCTCTAGCCCAGGAAGCAATCCGGTACTACAAAAAGAGGTTTAGGATTGAAACCTTCTTTTCCGATAGCAAGAGCCGAGGGTTTCGGCTGGACAAGAGCCATTTGGATGACCCTAAACGGCTAGAAAGGTTATTGTTAGCGGCTTGTCTGGCTTATCTTTGGATTGTACATCTGGGTACGATAGCTTTAGCTGAAGGCTGGAACCGGGTCATTCATCGCACCGAACGACTGGATTTGAGCCTGTTCAATTTAGGTTTGAACCTGCTTGAGCATTTTTTGAATGAACATTTACCCTTACCAGTCGCCTTTATCCCTTTTCTTTTAGAGGATTTCTAA
- the mutS gene encoding DNA mismatch repair protein MutS, with amino-acid sequence MSNENGLIQQYKKIKAQYPDAILLFRLGDFYETFEQDAITASEKLGLYLTKRGFNKNDSLPMAGIPFHALEPHLKKLVDLGYKVAICEQMTEPKPGSLVQREVIRVVTPGTLVEPHLLEPRRNNFIVALWLEEKSAGLAYTDITTGEFRATEFNEQNRAELLNAVRQEIVRINPAELVAPRRNEQRRIRPEMLFQTEADEDDPLLPYRALTTACEKTMLTQFENFRWQEDNARHALLEHFEVASLEGFGCAKMPLVIRASGALVAYLKETQKSIAARLNTLVTYSLKQFMALDPQTRRNLELEESTRTGLKKNSLTAVLDRTHTDMGARLLRRWIGQPLLEVPRIQARLDAVEALYRNATLRDALIDHLKNIRDIERTTQRISQGVAVPKELLSFKASLERVEPLAELLKTAQPEVQSALASIIKRLDPCTDVTGRITEAVIDDPDLLAQFAGRGAVNKAKYVIREGYSEEMDSIKIGVREAKEWVAKLEERERTRTGIPNLKVSYNQVFGYYIEISKSYLSLVPPDYIRKQTIANGERFFTSELKEKESLIVTAQDKIDALETRLYKELLEFTGTFTARLLETASAVAHIDAFVGLAEVAERNNFVRPQINNGSLIKIVAGRHPVVEAANPDSVFVPNDVTLNTEHEQVIIITGPNMAGKSTFMRQVALIVLIAQIGSFVPADSATIGLVDRIFTRVGAQDDISGGQSTFMVEMTETSYILSHSTPRSLILLDEVGRGTSTYDGLAIAHAVVEYIHNNPKCGAKTLFATHYHELIELANVLPRVVNYNVAVTEEGGKVLFLRKLIPGGADRSYGIHVAQLAGLPRSVIHRAEELLAQLEGINENEMKRGRSRKAARQPNGYEESTQMSLFSAPIMQVETENPLLAELRELNIMELSPIEAINKLYELQQKSLKNE; translated from the coding sequence ATGAGCAACGAGAACGGGCTAATACAACAATATAAGAAAATCAAGGCACAATACCCCGACGCGATATTGTTATTTCGGTTGGGCGATTTCTACGAGACTTTCGAGCAGGATGCTATTACCGCTTCCGAAAAGTTAGGCTTGTATCTCACCAAACGAGGCTTCAACAAGAATGACAGCTTGCCGATGGCGGGTATTCCCTTTCACGCCCTAGAACCACATCTCAAAAAACTGGTGGATTTGGGCTATAAGGTCGCCATTTGCGAGCAAATGACTGAGCCAAAACCGGGTTCGTTGGTGCAGCGCGAGGTAATCCGCGTGGTAACGCCCGGCACGCTGGTAGAACCGCACTTGCTAGAACCGCGCCGCAACAATTTTATCGTGGCGCTGTGGCTGGAAGAGAAAAGCGCAGGGTTGGCTTATACCGACATAACCACCGGGGAGTTTCGCGCCACCGAATTTAATGAACAAAACCGGGCGGAATTGCTCAATGCGGTGCGGCAGGAGATTGTGCGCATCAACCCGGCTGAATTGGTCGCGCCACGCCGAAACGAACAACGCCGCATTCGCCCTGAAATGCTGTTCCAGACCGAAGCGGACGAAGATGACCCCTTGCTGCCTTATCGCGCCCTTACCACCGCTTGCGAAAAAACGATGCTCACCCAGTTTGAAAATTTTCGCTGGCAAGAAGATAATGCCCGTCACGCCCTGCTGGAACATTTTGAAGTAGCCTCGCTGGAGGGTTTTGGTTGCGCGAAGATGCCTTTGGTAATTCGGGCTTCAGGTGCACTGGTCGCCTATCTCAAGGAAACGCAAAAATCCATCGCGGCACGCCTCAATACACTGGTTACTTACAGCCTTAAGCAATTTATGGCGCTTGACCCACAAACCCGCCGCAACCTCGAACTGGAAGAGTCGACTCGCACAGGGCTGAAAAAAAACTCGCTTACCGCCGTACTGGATCGCACCCATACCGACATGGGAGCGCGTTTGTTACGCCGCTGGATTGGGCAACCACTGTTGGAAGTACCTCGCATTCAAGCGCGTCTCGATGCGGTAGAAGCCCTTTATCGCAACGCCACCTTGCGCGATGCTTTAATAGACCATCTCAAGAATATTCGCGATATAGAGCGCACTACGCAGCGTATATCGCAGGGCGTGGCTGTTCCCAAAGAGCTATTATCTTTTAAGGCTTCGCTGGAACGGGTAGAACCTCTCGCCGAACTGCTTAAAACCGCCCAACCAGAAGTGCAGAGCGCGTTAGCCTCTATTATCAAACGACTTGACCCTTGCACCGATGTAACCGGACGCATTACCGAAGCAGTAATTGACGACCCCGATTTGTTGGCGCAATTCGCAGGACGTGGCGCGGTAAACAAGGCGAAATATGTCATCCGCGAAGGCTACTCCGAAGAAATGGACTCCATCAAAATCGGAGTGCGGGAAGCAAAAGAGTGGGTTGCAAAGCTAGAAGAGCGGGAGCGCACCCGAACCGGAATCCCCAACCTGAAGGTAAGTTACAATCAGGTTTTTGGCTATTACATCGAGATTAGCAAATCTTATCTTTCGCTAGTGCCACCCGATTATATACGCAAGCAGACGATTGCCAACGGCGAACGCTTCTTCACCAGCGAATTGAAGGAGAAAGAGAGCCTAATTGTCACGGCGCAGGACAAAATAGATGCGCTGGAAACCCGCCTTTATAAGGAGTTGCTTGAGTTTACGGGTACATTTACCGCGCGACTGCTGGAAACCGCCTCGGCAGTGGCACATATTGATGCTTTTGTAGGGCTGGCAGAAGTAGCCGAACGCAATAACTTCGTGCGCCCACAAATCAATAACGGTTCGCTGATAAAAATTGTGGCGGGGCGACATCCGGTGGTAGAAGCGGCAAACCCCGATTCGGTCTTTGTACCCAACGATGTGACGCTCAACACCGAGCACGAGCAAGTTATTATAATCACCGGACCTAATATGGCGGGTAAAAGCACCTTTATGCGTCAGGTTGCATTAATTGTGTTGATAGCGCAAATTGGTTCTTTCGTGCCTGCCGATTCAGCAACTATCGGGTTGGTTGATCGAATCTTCACCCGCGTAGGGGCGCAGGACGACATTTCTGGCGGACAAAGCACCTTTATGGTAGAAATGACCGAAACCAGCTATATCTTGTCACACAGCACCCCCCGCAGCCTAATTCTGCTGGATGAGGTGGGGCGTGGAACTAGCACTTATGATGGATTGGCAATCGCCCACGCCGTAGTAGAATATATCCATAACAACCCCAAATGTGGCGCAAAAACCCTCTTTGCCACTCATTACCACGAATTAATCGAACTGGCGAATGTATTACCGCGAGTGGTTAATTACAATGTGGCTGTTACCGAGGAAGGGGGCAAGGTTTTATTTCTACGCAAGTTAATACCGGGAGGCGCAGATCGCAGTTATGGCATCCATGTGGCGCAACTGGCAGGCTTGCCGCGCAGCGTAATCCATCGCGCTGAAGAGTTGCTGGCACAATTGGAAGGGATAAACGAAAACGAAATGAAACGCGGACGCTCACGTAAAGCCGCCCGACAGCCCAATGGGTATGAAGAATCCACCCAAATGAGCTTATTTTCAGCCCCGATAATGCAAGTTGAAACTGAGAATCCACTACTGGCAGAATTGCGAGAATTGAATATAATGGAGTTATCGCCAATAGAGGCTATAAACAAACTTTATGAATTGCAACAAAAATCCCTGAAAAACGAATAA
- a CDS encoding response regulator transcription factor, giving the protein MTEKTNSNAESANTAIADKVLVVDDESDIRVLVEYHLKRAGYNVLVAEGGKQAIEIARKENPVVALLDRMMPEMDGVEVCRQLRQINPSMFIMMLTALDTEDQKILGLEAGADDYVTKPFSGRELVARVNAMMRRNKIQAEIISVPKATEAPSQTGLIIDSERRQVWKNGQELDLTKLEFDLLKYLHDHPGLVFSRDQLLEQIWNYDYFGDGRVVDVHLARLRKKLEEDPSNPRYVQTIRGVGYKFSNKP; this is encoded by the coding sequence ATGACAGAAAAAACCAACTCAAACGCAGAATCGGCAAATACCGCAATTGCCGATAAAGTACTAGTAGTTGACGATGAGTCCGATATAAGGGTTTTGGTTGAATATCATCTTAAACGCGCCGGATACAATGTACTGGTGGCAGAAGGTGGTAAACAAGCAATTGAGATTGCGCGCAAAGAAAACCCGGTGGTTGCCTTGTTGGATCGAATGATGCCAGAAATGGACGGGGTAGAAGTCTGTCGCCAGTTACGCCAGATTAATCCGAGCATGTTTATTATGATGCTCACTGCCTTGGACACGGAGGATCAGAAAATTCTCGGTCTAGAAGCGGGCGCAGACGATTATGTTACTAAACCCTTCAGTGGACGCGAACTGGTAGCACGTGTAAACGCAATGATGCGGCGCAACAAAATCCAGGCTGAAATAATCTCAGTACCTAAAGCCACCGAAGCTCCTTCTCAAACCGGGTTGATTATAGATTCAGAGCGAAGGCAGGTTTGGAAGAACGGGCAGGAACTGGATTTGACCAAATTGGAATTTGACCTACTAAAATACCTACATGATCATCCCGGATTGGTTTTCAGCCGCGACCAATTATTAGAGCAAATCTGGAATTATGATTACTTTGGCGATGGGCGCGTAGTAGATGTACACCTAGCGCGTCTGCGTAAAAAGCTAGAGGAAGACCCTTCCAACCCTCGCTATGTGCAGACTATTCGGGGAGTCGGCTATAAGTTTTCGAATAAACCTTAA